A part of Desulfomicrobium macestii genomic DNA contains:
- a CDS encoding hybrid sensor histidine kinase/response regulator → MTGKKRSKILIVDDTEVNIDILVEFLGDTYDVSTAPDGFAALESVAANPPDLILLDIMMPGLDGFGVCAKLKGDAATSDIPIIFVTTLSDMATESRGFDLGAADFITKPFSSAVVRARVKNHLALREAARFKADVEQITRHDLNSPLTTVIDLPQRMLSDENLSNGLRDMLQRIEDAGRSLLAMTNLSSALFKMEQEAYTLAPAKIDLTAEARKVLSALEDAARTRGIRLQLIVNGADTPAPVHFMGEELLCHSLIWNIVDWAVEASPQEDSVLVSIESKSSSLIRIDITCKTGAPLELRDIFFEKYACDKKSGTGLRTYSARLIARTHGGDAIVSSKDGKVVISIFLPA, encoded by the coding sequence ATGACCGGAAAGAAACGTTCCAAAATCCTGATTGTCGACGACACTGAAGTGAACATCGACATTCTGGTGGAATTTCTCGGCGACACATATGATGTCAGCACGGCACCCGATGGCTTCGCGGCCCTGGAAAGTGTCGCCGCCAATCCCCCCGACCTCATTCTGCTCGACATCATGATGCCCGGACTGGACGGTTTTGGAGTTTGCGCGAAGCTCAAGGGCGATGCGGCAACTTCCGACATTCCGATCATCTTCGTAACCACCCTCTCCGACATGGCCACCGAATCCCGGGGATTTGACCTCGGTGCCGCCGACTTCATCACCAAGCCCTTCAGCAGCGCGGTGGTCAGGGCCAGGGTCAAAAATCACCTCGCCCTGCGCGAAGCTGCCCGGTTCAAGGCAGATGTGGAGCAAATCACGCGGCATGACCTCAACTCTCCCCTGACCACGGTCATTGACCTGCCGCAGCGCATGCTCTCGGACGAAAATCTTTCCAACGGACTGCGCGACATGCTGCAACGCATCGAGGACGCCGGGCGCTCGCTACTGGCCATGACCAATCTCTCCTCCGCGCTCTTCAAGATGGAGCAGGAAGCCTACACCCTGGCTCCCGCGAAAATCGACCTGACCGCCGAGGCACGCAAGGTCCTCTCGGCCCTCGAAGATGCCGCCCGGACGCGCGGCATAAGGCTGCAACTAATCGTCAACGGCGCCGACACCCCCGCCCCAGTTCATTTCATGGGCGAGGAACTGCTCTGCCACTCCTTGATCTGGAACATCGTCGATTGGGCCGTGGAGGCTTCCCCGCAAGAGGACTCCGTTCTGGTGTCCATTGAATCCAAATCATCGAGCTTGATTCGGATCGACATCACCTGCAAGACAGGAGCGCCCCTGGAACTTCGGGATATCTTCTTCGAAAAATACGCATGCGACAAAAAAAGCGGAACCGGGCTCAGGACATATTCCGCTCGGCTTATCGCAAGGACGCACGGCGGGGACGCCATCGTGAGCAGCAAGGACGGCAAGGTCGTGATCAGCATCTTCCTGCCCGCATGA